The Staphylococcus saprophyticus subsp. saprophyticus ATCC 15305 = NCTC 7292 genome contains the following window.
AATTACCAGTTACATTATTATAATGCTCACGTGTAACAGCATTACTACCAACAATGTTTTTAACCGCTTTGTAAGTTGGACCGTTTGTATCATTATAACTCATAGAAACACGCGTAATTTTACCGTTGTTCTTTTTACCGTCAGCTGTTACAACAAGTACACCATTATCTTTTTTAAATTCATAATAATGTTCTTTGCCATCCGGTCTGTGTGAGTATACGGATACATCATTAGATTTCAATAAGTTTTGAACAGGTTCGCCGATTTTCGCACCTTCTAACGTTGTATCTCCTTGTTGCAGTGATTTAACATTTTGGATAGAGTTACCTGACGCGGCATCAACACTACCTGTGCTCATTCCGGAAAGTGCTAACCCCGATACGATTACTGCTGCAAATAATTTTTTCATAAGCACGCTCTCCTTCTGTTTATAAGTTTCTTTGTGCTCACCCATATTGTACTATAAATGTTACTAAAATAACAGTATTGTTACAATAAGATTACAAAAACAGTGCGACTTGTAATAAAAAATTGCTGCATAACAGCACTTACAAACTTTCATTCATATCGAATTGAAGGTTAATATGTTAATTCTTTTTCATTGTCTTTGATAAATTTTAACACCAAATCTACAAATTTATCTTTTTCTTCAACAAATGGATATAATCCAGACGCAGTAAATGTTTCAAATTGTACTTCACCAATATAATCTCCCACTTCTTTCGCTTCAACAATGGTTGTTCTTTCACCATGTTGACTAGCAATAATCAAAATAGGTAAATCAATTTCACTTAAATAACTCATGATATTATTGTCATTAAATGAATCTTTGACTGCTTCTAATTCTGCTTCTGTAGCGATACCATTTGTATTATCTACATGTTTTAAGAATTTCTTAGCTTTACGTTTTGAGTAATATAAATGCTTATCTAAAAATTTCTGTTGTTCTTCTTTATCCCAATTTCTAATTTGATTGGCATACCTGCGATATAAACGTTCTTCTGGAGACATATCGTTTAACAGCGTTGGATTTACTAATGTAATTGAGTCAGCCATTTCTGGATACATTGCTGCAAATGCGCTAGCAACAGATCCTCCTAATTCATGACCAATCAATGATGCTTGTGTGACATATAAATAGTCTAATAGCTCTTTAATATCTTCAGCATATTCCTTGAAATCAATATGTTGTGGTTTGTCAGAGTATCCGTGACCTCTTAAATCAACAAGTATA
Protein-coding sequences here:
- a CDS encoding SA0570 family protein, whose translation is MKKLFAAVIVSGLALSGMSTGSVDAASGNSIQNVKSLQQGDTTLEGAKIGEPVQNLLKSNDVSVYSHRPDGKEHYYEFKKDNGVLVVTADGKKNNGKITRVSMSYNDTNGPTYKAVKNIVGSNAVTREHYNNVTGNFGYVQDNDLSYQFSSSSPSDKNIKLYRIDLTES
- a CDS encoding alpha/beta fold hydrolase; translated protein: MNLFTTSDGTALNYRTSGEGNAIVMIHTAFDNLTVFDMIEENFTDDNQVILVDLRGHGYSDKPQHIDFKEYAEDIKELLDYLYVTQASLIGHELGGSVASAFAAMYPEMADSITLVNPTLLNDMSPEERLYRRYANQIRNWDKEEQQKFLDKHLYYSKRKAKKFLKHVDNTNGIATEAELEAVKDSFNDNNIMSYLSEIDLPILIIASQHGERTTIVEAKEVGDYIGEVQFETFTASGLYPFVEEKDKFVDLVLKFIKDNEKELTY